One Watersipora subatra chromosome 4, tzWatSuba1.1, whole genome shotgun sequence genomic window carries:
- the LOC137394800 gene encoding oxysterol-binding protein-related protein 9-like isoform X1 produces the protein MEGPLSKWTNVMQGWQYRWFVLNENVSLLSYYTSKDKMKRGSRRGCVRLKGAILGIDDDDESTFTITTHDQKTFHFQARDREEREKWMERLEESINRASKPRGSSPKEVPSSAELDRKLAETDAYLQLLIQQVKGLETRIALCADEEEVEKYNLIKVTAESMIESVKHSIVMMQLAKPREEAEEENGFGEELFDAAEGASQRSSRSNSLSTTTPPLCQSASHLAAGDHRVSDSPLLKEAIKQDSDGHFSSSDEEEFFDTTDHSESSHTVAAKKVEGVVPKVTGNELDKYDGLYDEGDEEGLGSLKEHGSIITHLLSQVRIGMDLTKIVLPTFILERRSLLEMFADFFSHPDLFVRIGDYSTPEERITEVVRWYMSAFHAGRNASVARKPYNPILGETFQCVFEIPGEENSKESLAEDGPVKWATKSDLCYIAEQVSHHPPISAFYAECQKKRISLDGYIWMKSKFLGLSIGVDLVGEAVISLLDHDEEYKISFPSGYGRSILTVPWIELGGKCNISCEKTGCSAVVEFLTKPFYSNKKHAVKGVVSVPGYSKPFCVINGEWNGLMFAEYASGRNEAFCDTLKMPIVKKRVQPISEQDPFESRRLWKDVTYHLKHKDVNGATTFKHELEQAQREAAQQRKETGAKIEHKHFQEVGENWVYMEPLVQRISSLPDAVNSGES, from the exons ATGGAGGGACCACTAAGCAAGTGGACCAATGTTATGCAGGGATGGCAGTATCGCTGGTTTGTGCTCAATGAAAATGTCTCTCTCCTTTCCTACTATACG TCGAAGGATAAAATGAAGAGAGGCTCGAGACGAGGATGTGTACGATTGAAG GGCGCCATACTCGgtattgatgatgatgatgagtcAACCTTCACCATAACAACTCATGACCAGAAAACCTTTCATTTTCAAG CCAGAGACAGGGAGGAGCGAGAGAAGTGGATGGAAAGGCTGGAGGAATCTATTAATCGAGCCTCAAAGCCGAGG GGTTCCTCGCCTAAGGAGGTGCCAAGCTCTGCAGAGCTGGACAGAAAACTAGCGGAGACAGACGCCTACCTGCAACTGCTTATTCAACAAGTGAAG GGGCTGGAAACGAGGATAGCTCTATGTGCAGATGAAGAAGAGGTAGAGAAATACAATCTGATAAAAGTAACTGCCGAGTCTATGATAGAGTCTGTGAAGCACTCCATAGTCATGATGCAGCTAGCAAAG CCACGGGAAGAGGCAGAGGAGGAGAATGGGTTTGGAGAAGAGTTGTTCGACGCTGCGGAAG GAGCTTCCCAGAGGTCTTCTAGGAGCAACTCTCTATCAACAACTACACCTCCCTTGTGTCAGTCAGCGTCTCACCTCGCAGCCG GGGACCATAGAGTTAGTGACAGCCCACTTCTTAAAGAGGCGATCAAACAGGACAGCGATGGCCACTTCTCCAGCAGTGATGAGGAAGAGTTCTTTGACACTACGGA CCATTCCGAAAGCAGTCACACAGTGGCAGCGAAGAAAGTGGAGGGGGTTGTGCCTAAGGTCACAGGAAATGAGCTCGACAAGTATGATG GACTCTATGATGAGGGAGATGAAGAAGGGCTTGGCTCACTGAAAGAACATGGCAGCATCATCACTCACTTACTCAGCCAG GTACGAATAGGAATGGATCTAACTAAGATTGTCTTACCAACATTTATACTAGAGAGAAGGTCCCTACTTGAAATGTTTGCGGACTTCTTCTCACATCCCGACCTCTTTGTAAG AATTGGTGATTACTCTACCCCAGAAGAACGAATAACTGAAGTAGTGAGATGGTACATGTCAG CTTTCCACGCTGGAAGAAATGCATCGGTAGCAAGAAAGCCCTACAACCCAATACTGGGAGAGACATTCCAGTGCGTGTTTGAAATTCCCGGGGAAGAAAACAGTAAAGAG TCCCTGGCAGAGGACGGACCAGTGAAATGGGCTACCAAGTCAGATCTGTGCTATATCGCTGAACAAGTATCTCACCATCCTCCAA TTTCAGCTTTTTATGCTGAATGTCAAAAGAAACGCATATCATTGGATGGATACATTTGGATGAAGTCAAAGTTTCTCGGACTTTCAATTGGCGTCGACTTAGTCGGCGAGGCTGTCATATCTCTACTTGACCACGATGAGGAGTATAAGATCTCATTTCCTAGTGGCTATGGAAG GTCCATACTAACTGTGCCATGGATCGAGCTCGGAGGAAAATGCAACATCTCATGTGAGAAGACTGGTTGCAGCGCGGTTGTAGAGTTCCTCACAAAACCATTTTACAGCAACAAAAAACACGCGGTCAAGGGTGTCGTATCAGTGCCTGGCTACAGCAAACCTTTTTGTGTAATTAACGGCGAGTGGAATGGTCTGATGTTTGCTGAGTATGCCTCTGGG CGCAACGAAGCCTTTTGTGACACACTAAAGATGCCCATAGTGAAGAAGCGTGTGCAGCCCATTTCAGAACAAGACCCTTTTGAATCTAGAAG GTTATGGAAGGACGTGACGTACCACCTCAAGCACAAGGATGTTAATGGTGCTACGACCTTCAAACATGAGTTGGAGCAGGCACAACGTGAAGCGGCTCAGCAAAGAAAGGAAACTGGTGCTAAAATAGAACACAAA CATTTCCAAGAAGTCGGTGAGAATTGGGTATACATGGAGCCCCTTGTACAGAGGATCTCCAGCTTACCGGATGCTGTGAACAGCGGAGAAAGCTGA
- the LOC137394800 gene encoding oxysterol-binding protein-related protein 9-like isoform X2 yields the protein MEGPLSKWTNVMQGWQYRWFVLNENVSLLSYYTSKDKMKRGSRRGCVRLKGAILGIDDDDESTFTITTHDQKTFHFQARDREEREKWMERLEESINRASKPRGSSPKEVPSSAELDRKLAETDAYLQLLIQQVKPREEAEEENGFGEELFDAAEGASQRSSRSNSLSTTTPPLCQSASHLAAGDHRVSDSPLLKEAIKQDSDGHFSSSDEEEFFDTTDHSESSHTVAAKKVEGVVPKVTGNELDKYDGLYDEGDEEGLGSLKEHGSIITHLLSQVRIGMDLTKIVLPTFILERRSLLEMFADFFSHPDLFVRIGDYSTPEERITEVVRWYMSAFHAGRNASVARKPYNPILGETFQCVFEIPGEENSKESLAEDGPVKWATKSDLCYIAEQVSHHPPISAFYAECQKKRISLDGYIWMKSKFLGLSIGVDLVGEAVISLLDHDEEYKISFPSGYGRSILTVPWIELGGKCNISCEKTGCSAVVEFLTKPFYSNKKHAVKGVVSVPGYSKPFCVINGEWNGLMFAEYASGRNEAFCDTLKMPIVKKRVQPISEQDPFESRRLWKDVTYHLKHKDVNGATTFKHELEQAQREAAQQRKETGAKIEHKHFQEVGENWVYMEPLVQRISSLPDAVNSGES from the exons ATGGAGGGACCACTAAGCAAGTGGACCAATGTTATGCAGGGATGGCAGTATCGCTGGTTTGTGCTCAATGAAAATGTCTCTCTCCTTTCCTACTATACG TCGAAGGATAAAATGAAGAGAGGCTCGAGACGAGGATGTGTACGATTGAAG GGCGCCATACTCGgtattgatgatgatgatgagtcAACCTTCACCATAACAACTCATGACCAGAAAACCTTTCATTTTCAAG CCAGAGACAGGGAGGAGCGAGAGAAGTGGATGGAAAGGCTGGAGGAATCTATTAATCGAGCCTCAAAGCCGAGG GGTTCCTCGCCTAAGGAGGTGCCAAGCTCTGCAGAGCTGGACAGAAAACTAGCGGAGACAGACGCCTACCTGCAACTGCTTATTCAACAAGTGAAG CCACGGGAAGAGGCAGAGGAGGAGAATGGGTTTGGAGAAGAGTTGTTCGACGCTGCGGAAG GAGCTTCCCAGAGGTCTTCTAGGAGCAACTCTCTATCAACAACTACACCTCCCTTGTGTCAGTCAGCGTCTCACCTCGCAGCCG GGGACCATAGAGTTAGTGACAGCCCACTTCTTAAAGAGGCGATCAAACAGGACAGCGATGGCCACTTCTCCAGCAGTGATGAGGAAGAGTTCTTTGACACTACGGA CCATTCCGAAAGCAGTCACACAGTGGCAGCGAAGAAAGTGGAGGGGGTTGTGCCTAAGGTCACAGGAAATGAGCTCGACAAGTATGATG GACTCTATGATGAGGGAGATGAAGAAGGGCTTGGCTCACTGAAAGAACATGGCAGCATCATCACTCACTTACTCAGCCAG GTACGAATAGGAATGGATCTAACTAAGATTGTCTTACCAACATTTATACTAGAGAGAAGGTCCCTACTTGAAATGTTTGCGGACTTCTTCTCACATCCCGACCTCTTTGTAAG AATTGGTGATTACTCTACCCCAGAAGAACGAATAACTGAAGTAGTGAGATGGTACATGTCAG CTTTCCACGCTGGAAGAAATGCATCGGTAGCAAGAAAGCCCTACAACCCAATACTGGGAGAGACATTCCAGTGCGTGTTTGAAATTCCCGGGGAAGAAAACAGTAAAGAG TCCCTGGCAGAGGACGGACCAGTGAAATGGGCTACCAAGTCAGATCTGTGCTATATCGCTGAACAAGTATCTCACCATCCTCCAA TTTCAGCTTTTTATGCTGAATGTCAAAAGAAACGCATATCATTGGATGGATACATTTGGATGAAGTCAAAGTTTCTCGGACTTTCAATTGGCGTCGACTTAGTCGGCGAGGCTGTCATATCTCTACTTGACCACGATGAGGAGTATAAGATCTCATTTCCTAGTGGCTATGGAAG GTCCATACTAACTGTGCCATGGATCGAGCTCGGAGGAAAATGCAACATCTCATGTGAGAAGACTGGTTGCAGCGCGGTTGTAGAGTTCCTCACAAAACCATTTTACAGCAACAAAAAACACGCGGTCAAGGGTGTCGTATCAGTGCCTGGCTACAGCAAACCTTTTTGTGTAATTAACGGCGAGTGGAATGGTCTGATGTTTGCTGAGTATGCCTCTGGG CGCAACGAAGCCTTTTGTGACACACTAAAGATGCCCATAGTGAAGAAGCGTGTGCAGCCCATTTCAGAACAAGACCCTTTTGAATCTAGAAG GTTATGGAAGGACGTGACGTACCACCTCAAGCACAAGGATGTTAATGGTGCTACGACCTTCAAACATGAGTTGGAGCAGGCACAACGTGAAGCGGCTCAGCAAAGAAAGGAAACTGGTGCTAAAATAGAACACAAA CATTTCCAAGAAGTCGGTGAGAATTGGGTATACATGGAGCCCCTTGTACAGAGGATCTCCAGCTTACCGGATGCTGTGAACAGCGGAGAAAGCTGA